Part of the Candidatus Palauibacter australiensis genome is shown below.
CCGAACTTCGGGCCCTCGCGGCCGACAACCTGCTTCGCGTCATGCGGGCCGCCGAAGCGACGGCGCGCCGGCTCCAGGCCGAACGCGATCCCTCCATGGCCACGATCGAAGAACTGGATGGGCTGGTGCCTTGAGACCTGCCGTCCCCAACCGAGAGGAAAGACCCATGAGAACCGCACTGCGCAGACGAACTTCGACCGGACGGGCTCTTCCGCTTGGAGTGATCGCGGTCCTCTTCTCCGCGGCCTCCGTCGCCGCCCAGGATGTCGCGGGCATCGTCCTCGTGGAACCGTTCAAGGTGGGGACGTTCGCGATCAGGGACATCCCGCGCGTCGGTCTCGTGCTGCGTGACGCTTTCATCGTCGACATCGAACTGGCGAATGAAGTCCTCGAGCGGAACCGCGCGTATCCGAGGGTGCCGGCGCCGACGGACATGCTCGACCTCATCGGCCGCTACGAGTACGGACTCCAGCGGCGCCTGTACGAGATCGTCAACGAGACGGTGGCCTATCAGCGGCTCTCCGGCCCTACGCGAGCGGAATACGTCTACGACGTCGATGAGGTCCGGATCCTCCCGCCCATCATGTATCCGGGCAAGATCCTGAACGCGGCGAGCAACTTCTACAGCCGCGTCGCGGCGGACGCCCCCGAGGGGGAGAGAGAGGAAGCGGTTCGCCAGCGCCGTGAAGACCGGGGCGTGCCCTACCTCTACCTCAAGCCGTCGCGCGGCGCCGTGGTCGGGACCAGCGAGCGGATCGTGATTCCGCACGGCCGGAGCCAGACCGACTGGGAGGTGGAACTGGGCGTCGTCATGGGGCGGGCGGCGAAGTACGTCGCGTCCGAGGATGCCCAGGCGACCGTATTCGGGTACACGGTGACGATCGACGTGTCCGACCGCGGCGGACGTCCCCCGGGCGGCAATCCCACGACTTCGGACTGGCTGGTCGAGAAGGGGCACGACACGTTCGCGCCAATGGGCCCATGGATCGTCCCGAAGGAGTTTTACGGCGACCCGATGGAGATGCTGCGGCAGACGCTGGACGTCGGCGGCGAGCGCATGCAGGAGGCGACAGCGGGCGACATGATCCACTCGCTGTGGGAGTTGATCGAATACGCCTCCTCGATCGTGACGCTCTTCCCGGGCGACGTGATCAACCTCGGCACTTCCGGCGGGGTCGGCATGGGCGAGGCGCGATTCCTGCAGCCGGGGGATGTGGTCACGGCGACGATCGACGGGATCGGCACCATCGAGCTCCCCGTGGTGGAGGGGCCGGAGCCTCTCGGCGACATGGGCGTCCGGCTGCCGCCCGTTGGCGCCTACCGGCGGGATCCCGGCTCATGAGGACGCTCCTGGCCGCCGCGGCCCTGGCGTTCTCCGCTCCGCTGTCGGCCCAGGGAGGGCCGGAGATCGAGATCGCGGAGCCCTTCAAGGTGGGGACGTTCGAGATCGGCGGCGCTCCGCGCGTCGCCCTCGTGCTGCGGGACGCGCTCATCGTCGACATCGAGGAGGCGAACCGGGACCTCGAGCGTAACCCCGCCTATCCGCCCGTCCCGCCGCCGGCCGACATGATCGACCTCATCGGCCGCTACGAGTACGGGATCCGGCTCCGGCTGTACGAGATCGTCAACGACCTCGTGGCCCGGGGCGGGCTGTCCGGGAGCGGCAGGGCAGACTTCGTCCACGACCTCGGAGACGTGCGGGTCCTCCCGCCCATCATGTACCCCGGGAAGATCCTGAACGCGGCAGTCAATTTCTACAGCCACGTCAACGAGGCGGGCACCGACGAGGAGCGACGCGAAGCCCGCCGCCAGCGGCGCGAGAACCGCGGCGTGCCCTACCTCTTCCTCAAGCCGACGCGCGGCGCGGTGATCGGAGCCGACGACCGGATCGTGATCCCCTTCGGCCGGGACCGTACGGACTGGGAGGTGGAACTCGGCGCGGTGATCGGGCGCAGCGCCAAGTACGTGGATGCCCGCGATGCCCAGGATCACGTGTTCGGGTACACGGTGACGATCGACGTCTCCGACCGCGGCGGGCGGCCGCCCGGCGGCAACCCCATGACGTCCGACTGGTTCGTCGGAAAGGGTCACGACACCTTCGCGCCCATGGGTCCGTGGATCGTGCCCAAGGAGTTCTACGGCGATCCGATGGAGATTCTGCGCCAGACGCTGGATGTCGGTGAGGAGCGCATGCAGGAGGCGACCGCGGGAGACATGATCCACACCCTGTGGGAGCTGATCGAGTACGGATCCTCGATCGCGACGCTGTTCCCCGGGGACGTAGTCAACAACGGCACCTCGGGCGGGGTCGGCATGGGCACGGCGGTGCGCGGCGAGACTCGATTCCTGCAGCCCGGAGAGGTTGTCAGCGCCTCGATCGACGGCATCGGCACGCTGACGCTCGAGGTGGTGGCCGAGACGGAGCCTCCCGGCGGAACCGGCGCCCGGCTACCGGCCGTGAGGAGCTATCGAGGGAACCGCTAGCGTCGCAGCCACTCCGGCTCGGAGGAGCGGATGACGCCCAGGCCCGCGTTGGGGCTGTGGATGTGCACGGCCCTCGTCGTCGGGAGCATGGTGGGCTCGGGCGTCTTTCTGCTGCCCGCGTCGCTCTCTCCGTACGGGGGGATCAGCATCCTCGGCTGGCTGGTGAGCGCCGGCGGGGCCATGTGCCTGGCGCTCGTGATGGCCAGGCTGGGCGCGTTGATTCCGAAGGTCGGCGGCCCTTACGCCTTCGCCCGCGAGGGCTTCGGCGACTTCATCGGATTCTGGGTCGCGTGGTCCTACTGGATCTCGCTGCTCACGGCCAATGCCGCCCTCGCCGTGGCGACTGTGAGCTATGCCACCGTCTTCTGGCCCGTGCTGGGCGCTTCTCCCCTCGCCGGAGGCGTGGCCTCCCTCGTCGCGCTCTGGAGCCTGACGTTCGTGAACGCCTGGGGCGTGCGCGCGGCGGGGCACGTGCAACTCGTCACAACCGTGCTCAAACTCCTGCCGCTGGCCGCGATCGGCACGATCGGCTTCCTCTACTTCCAGCCCGAGCACTTCCGCCCGTTCAACCCCGCCGGGGGCAACCCCATCGCCGCCGTTACGGCGACGGTGACGCTTACGCTGTGGGCCTTCATGGGACTGGAGGCCGCGACCGTCCCCGCCGCCGACGTTCGGGATCCCGCGCGCACGATCCCGCGGGCCACGATTCTCGGCACCGTGATCGCGGCATTGATCTTCATCATCAGCACGTCCGCCGTGATGGGGATCATCGCGCCGGCGGACCTCGCCGTCTCCACCGCGCCCTTCGCGGACGCGGCCGGATCGATCTGGGGGAACGCCGGCCGGCTCGTGATCGGAGCGGGCGCCACGATCGCCTGTTTCGGCGCGCTCAACGGCTGGATCCTGCTCTCCGGCCAGCTTCCGCGGGCTGCCGCGCAGGATGGCCTCCTTCCCGCCGCCTTCGCGCGGCTCAGCCCGCGCGGCACGCCGTCCTTCGGGCTCATCTTCGCGGCGAGCGTCGCGACGATCCTAATCGCGATGAACTACACGCGCGGCCTCGTCCAGGCCTTCACCTTTCTCATCCTGCTCTCCACACTCGCGACGCTGCTCGCCTATGTGTTCGCGAGCGCGACCGCCCTGCTCTTCTCCGTGCGTGAGCGCTTCGCCGTGACGGTCGACGCGCGGGCGGCGCGGTCTCACGGCACGGCGCCCCCCGTGGGTCGGCTGATCGTGGCCCTCCTCGCCTTCGGGTTTTCCTTCTGGGCCATCGCCGGGGCGGGCCCGGAAATCGTGTTCTGGGGCTTCCTCCTGCTCGTGGCGGGCGTCCCCGTGTTTGTCGTGATGCGGGCGTTCAGTCGTCGGCGGCCGCGCGCTCGAGGACCCTGAGGAACTCGTCCAGCGCGGTGCGGCCCCTGTCCCGTGCGTAGTAGCGGCGCACCTCGCGATAGCGATCCGCCGGGTCGAGCTTCATCCCCTCCGTCATCACCCACTCCTGGATCGGGGTCGGCCGGGGGCCCCACCACCCACGCTCGCGGAAGGTTTCGTCGTAGACGATGAGGATCGGAATGGACCGGCTCGTCCCGTTCGTCAGATGGGCGTCCATCAGGTCCGGGTTCTCGTCCCGCAGGAGGACGCGCAATTCGATGTTCCCGGCGACCTCCGCCAGACGATCGAAGACGGGGAGGGTGTTGATCGCGTCGCCGCACCAGTCCTCGGTGAGCGCGATGACGTTCCACCGGCCGGGGATGGCGCGCGCCCGCTGCCGGGTCTCCTCGCCCACCGCCGCGCGGCGGGCCAGCGCGTGCCAGAGTTCGCGGTTCTTTTCGACCGTCTCCAGGTACTCGGAGAACGTCGAGGCGCTATGGAATCGGTTTCGGTTCAAGCTCGGGAACCCTCGTGCTGCGGTCCGTGCGCGGGCGGCGGAGCGGACGGCACCGGCGCTGTCGGCCCCGCTGCGGCCAGCGAAGGTACAGGCGCCCACGTAGCTTCAGCCAGATGAACGGGCGGGTGCAGACCGAAGCGAGGTTCGGGGTCTCCAGCATGGTGGCGCCGCTTCGGCGCGTGGCGATGCGCCGGCCGGGCCGGGCGACGCTGGAGGCGGATCCGGCGCGCTGGCACTACTCGGGGCCGATCGAGCCCGACCGGCTGCTTCGGCAGTACGACGCGATCGCCGAGTGCGTCGCCGCCTCCGGGGCGGAGATCGAGTGGATCGAGGTTACGGAGGACGACGGGCTCGCCGACGCGATGTTCCCCTTCGATCCCTCCTTCATGACGCCCGGGGGCGCCATCCTGCTGCGGCCCGGGAAGGCGTTGCGGCAGCCCGAAGTGGCGAGCCACGAGGCGCTCTACCGGCGTCTGGGCGTGCCCGTGATCGGCGCCATCGAGGCCCCGGGAGTCGCGGAAGGCGGGGATCTGATGTGGGTGGACGAACGCACGCTCGCGGCGGGGCGCGGCTTTCGCACCAACCAGGCGGGCATCGATCAGCTTCAGGCCACGCTCGCGCCGCTCGGGATCGAAGTCCGGGCGTTCGATCTCCCGATGTGGAACGGAAGCGCCGCCTGCCTGCACCTGCTCTCGCTCGTGAGTCCGCTGGACCGGGATCTTGCGCTGGTTTATCCCCGGCTCTTCCCGGTCGCGCTCCACGAGTTGATGCGCGAACGCTGCATCCGATGCCTCGAGGCGGGGGATGAGGAATTCGCGGCCTCCGGGGGGATGAATCTGAACGTTCTCGCCACGGCCCCGCGGCGCGGCATCGCGCTCGACGGATTCCCGGAGACGGTCCGGCTGATGAGGGACGCGGGCTGCGACGTCACGTGCGTCGACGGAGACGCGCTCTGCATCCCGTGCGAGGGCGGCCCGACGTGCCTCACGCTCCCCATCCTCCGCGACCCTCCGCCCCCCCCGTAACCCTTCCGCAACGGAAACCGTCCCATGAACCGCACCCTGAAGCGCATCATCATTGGCATGATTGTCGTCATCGCGGGACTGTTCGCGGTCGTCTACGGCGTCGGGCTTTCCCTGCCCCAGGACCATGTCGCGACCGTGAGGGCCGAGTTCTCCGCTTCGCCGGAGGCGATCTTCGCGACCATCGCGGACTACCGGGCCTACCCGGAGTGGCGTCCGTCCATCGAACGCGTCGAGGAACTCCCGGCCCGCGACGGACGCCCCGCCTGGGTGATGGTCGAGGCCACCGGCCCGCTTCCCATGGAGTTGACGGAGAGCGAATCCCCGAGGCGGCTCGTGACGACGATCCTCTCGGAGGGCATGCCCTTCGGCGGCCGCTGGATCTACGAGATCGAACCCGCGGCGGGCGGAGCGACCGTGACGATCACGGAGGAGGGGGAGGTGTACAGTGCCGTCTTCCGCTTCGTGAGCCGCTACATCATGGGCCACCACGCCTCGGCGTCGCTCTTCCTCTCGGACTTGGGCACGCACTTCGGCGAGAACGTCACGGTGGACATCGTCCGTTAGCCGATTCCGTTAGCCGATTCCGTCAGCCGATTCCGTCAGCCGATTCCGTCAGCCGACGAAGAACTCCCGGATGCCGGAGAGGCACATCTGGCAGCCGATGGCGAGCAGGATCAGGCCCGAGAAGCGCTCGAAGATCCTGACCGACCGGCGGCTCAGCGCGTGCGAGAGGAAGCTGGCCGCGAGGAGCACCGCGAGCACGCCCACCGACGCGACAAACACGGCGATGAGGGTAGCGACGGGGATCCCGATCAGCGCGCCGGCTTCATCGAGCGCCAGCGTGATCGCGGCGGTGATCGACGCCGGCCCCGCGATCAGCGGCATGACGAGCGGGACCCAGAGATGGTCCTCCGTCTCGCCCGGATCCCGGCGTACGCCCGTGATCCCGAACCCGGCGCCGCGCAGCATCTCGAGCGCGGCAAGGATGACGACGAGGCCGCCCGCCGTCCGGAACGCGGCGAAGCTCACGTCGAAGAGGCTCAGGATGCGCGCGCCGGCAACGGTGGCGACGGTGAGGACGATGAGCACGCCGACCGCGACCTTCACCGCCGCGCGCCGCAGTTCCGCACGCGAGAACCCGTCCGTCGCCGCGAAGAAGAAGGGCAGCTCGGCGAGCGGGTTCGTGAGCGCGATGAGCGCGATGGAGCCGTAGAGAATCTGGTCGATCACGGGGACACGATATTCCCGCCCGCCCGCCGGCGCGACCTGCGCACCCGTGGCCGGAAACGCGTGCGTCCCGCATGTTGGCAGGGTTCCAGGAACCTGTCGTCCGGACTCCGGGGGAAGCCATGAAACGCCTCACCTTCGCCGCCATCGCGCTCGCCCTGCTCGCACCGGCAGCCGCCGCTGCCCAGCAGGAGCGGTCCTACGATTACTTCGCTCCGCAGCGGGAGATGATCCAGCGCGGCGTCCAGGCCATCCTGCAGTGCAACGGCCTGTTCACGGGAGACCGGACGCTGGAGCAGGTGTTCG
Proteins encoded:
- a CDS encoding amino acid permease, whose product is MTPRPALGLWMCTALVVGSMVGSGVFLLPASLSPYGGISILGWLVSAGGAMCLALVMARLGALIPKVGGPYAFAREGFGDFIGFWVAWSYWISLLTANAALAVATVSYATVFWPVLGASPLAGGVASLVALWSLTFVNAWGVRAAGHVQLVTTVLKLLPLAAIGTIGFLYFQPEHFRPFNPAGGNPIAAVTATVTLTLWAFMGLEAATVPAADVRDPARTIPRATILGTVIAALIFIISTSAVMGIIAPADLAVSTAPFADAAGSIWGNAGRLVIGAGATIACFGALNGWILLSGQLPRAAAQDGLLPAAFARLSPRGTPSFGLIFAASVATILIAMNYTRGLVQAFTFLILLSTLATLLAYVFASATALLFSVRERFAVTVDARAARSHGTAPPVGRLIVALLAFGFSFWAIAGAGPEIVFWGFLLLVAGVPVFVVMRAFSRRRPRARGP
- a CDS encoding fumarylacetoacetate hydrolase family protein — encoded protein: MRTALRRRTSTGRALPLGVIAVLFSAASVAAQDVAGIVLVEPFKVGTFAIRDIPRVGLVLRDAFIVDIELANEVLERNRAYPRVPAPTDMLDLIGRYEYGLQRRLYEIVNETVAYQRLSGPTRAEYVYDVDEVRILPPIMYPGKILNAASNFYSRVAADAPEGEREEAVRQRREDRGVPYLYLKPSRGAVVGTSERIVIPHGRSQTDWEVELGVVMGRAAKYVASEDAQATVFGYTVTIDVSDRGGRPPGGNPTTSDWLVEKGHDTFAPMGPWIVPKEFYGDPMEMLRQTLDVGGERMQEATAGDMIHSLWELIEYASSIVTLFPGDVINLGTSGGVGMGEARFLQPGDVVTATIDGIGTIELPVVEGPEPLGDMGVRLPPVGAYRRDPGS
- a CDS encoding fumarylacetoacetate hydrolase family protein, with the protein product MRTLLAAAALAFSAPLSAQGGPEIEIAEPFKVGTFEIGGAPRVALVLRDALIVDIEEANRDLERNPAYPPVPPPADMIDLIGRYEYGIRLRLYEIVNDLVARGGLSGSGRADFVHDLGDVRVLPPIMYPGKILNAAVNFYSHVNEAGTDEERREARRQRRENRGVPYLFLKPTRGAVIGADDRIVIPFGRDRTDWEVELGAVIGRSAKYVDARDAQDHVFGYTVTIDVSDRGGRPPGGNPMTSDWFVGKGHDTFAPMGPWIVPKEFYGDPMEILRQTLDVGEERMQEATAGDMIHTLWELIEYGSSIATLFPGDVVNNGTSGGVGMGTAVRGETRFLQPGEVVSASIDGIGTLTLEVVAETEPPGGTGARLPAVRSYRGNR
- a CDS encoding arginine deiminase family protein; translated protein: MNGRVQTEARFGVSSMVAPLRRVAMRRPGRATLEADPARWHYSGPIEPDRLLRQYDAIAECVAASGAEIEWIEVTEDDGLADAMFPFDPSFMTPGGAILLRPGKALRQPEVASHEALYRRLGVPVIGAIEAPGVAEGGDLMWVDERTLAAGRGFRTNQAGIDQLQATLAPLGIEVRAFDLPMWNGSAACLHLLSLVSPLDRDLALVYPRLFPVALHELMRERCIRCLEAGDEEFAASGGMNLNVLATAPRRGIALDGFPETVRLMRDAGCDVTCVDGDALCIPCEGGPTCLTLPILRDPPPPP
- a CDS encoding SRPBCC family protein, whose protein sequence is MNRTLKRIIIGMIVVIAGLFAVVYGVGLSLPQDHVATVRAEFSASPEAIFATIADYRAYPEWRPSIERVEELPARDGRPAWVMVEATGPLPMELTESESPRRLVTTILSEGMPFGGRWIYEIEPAAGGATVTITEEGEVYSAVFRFVSRYIMGHHASASLFLSDLGTHFGENVTVDIVR
- a CDS encoding thioredoxin family protein, which translates into the protein MNRNRFHSASTFSEYLETVEKNRELWHALARRAAVGEETRQRARAIPGRWNVIALTEDWCGDAINTLPVFDRLAEVAGNIELRVLLRDENPDLMDAHLTNGTSRSIPILIVYDETFRERGWWGPRPTPIQEWVMTEGMKLDPADRYREVRRYYARDRGRTALDEFLRVLERAAADD
- a CDS encoding MarC family protein; this encodes MIDQILYGSIALIALTNPLAELPFFFAATDGFSRAELRRAAVKVAVGVLIVLTVATVAGARILSLFDVSFAAFRTAGGLVVILAALEMLRGAGFGITGVRRDPGETEDHLWVPLVMPLIAGPASITAAITLALDEAGALIGIPVATLIAVFVASVGVLAVLLAASFLSHALSRRSVRIFERFSGLILLAIGCQMCLSGIREFFVG